In one Streptomyces venezuelae genomic region, the following are encoded:
- a CDS encoding FecCD family ABC transporter permease — protein sequence MLVDSPPESRAETAAAPPGRRAIRSVGLLVALAVLLLVFLASIAVGAKSMSMDQVWHGLFQDTGTYGDVVVGERLARSLLGLLAGVALGLSGAVLQALTRNPLADPGLLGINLGASAAVVSAISFFGVTSLSGYVWFAFTGALLVGVLLYFLGGSRGATPVRLALAGTALSAALYGYLQAVMIMDGAALNKMRFWTVGSLASANMDTIKQVLPFLAIGTVLALSLARPLNAMAMGDDTARALGAHLTRTRVLSMAAATLLCGAATAACGPIVFVGLMVPHMVRSFTGPDMRWILPYSAVLSPVLLLGADVVGRVVARPAELQVGIVTAVIGAPVFIFLVRRRKVAQL from the coding sequence GTGTTGGTCGACAGTCCCCCAGAATCGCGCGCGGAGACCGCCGCCGCGCCCCCCGGACGCCGCGCGATACGCAGCGTCGGGCTGCTCGTCGCGCTGGCCGTCCTGCTCCTCGTGTTCCTCGCGAGCATCGCGGTCGGCGCCAAATCGATGTCCATGGACCAGGTCTGGCACGGTCTGTTTCAGGACACCGGGACGTACGGGGACGTGGTGGTCGGCGAGCGGCTCGCCCGCAGCCTCCTCGGACTGCTCGCCGGAGTCGCGCTCGGCCTCTCCGGCGCCGTCCTCCAGGCGCTCACCCGCAACCCGCTGGCCGACCCCGGACTGCTCGGCATCAACCTCGGCGCCTCGGCCGCCGTCGTCAGCGCGATCAGCTTCTTCGGCGTCACCTCGCTGAGCGGCTACGTGTGGTTCGCCTTCACCGGCGCGCTGCTCGTCGGCGTACTGCTCTACTTCCTCGGCGGATCGCGCGGAGCGACCCCGGTACGGCTCGCGCTCGCCGGCACCGCGCTCAGCGCCGCCCTCTACGGCTATCTGCAGGCCGTCATGATCATGGACGGCGCGGCGCTGAACAAGATGCGCTTCTGGACGGTCGGCTCCCTCGCCTCCGCCAACATGGACACCATCAAGCAGGTGCTGCCCTTCCTCGCGATCGGCACCGTGCTCGCCCTCTCCCTGGCCCGGCCGCTGAACGCCATGGCCATGGGCGACGACACCGCCCGCGCCCTCGGCGCGCACCTCACGCGCACCCGCGTCCTGTCCATGGCGGCGGCGACCCTGCTCTGCGGCGCCGCGACCGCCGCCTGCGGCCCGATCGTGTTCGTCGGCCTGATGGTGCCGCACATGGTGCGTTCCTTCACCGGGCCCGACATGCGCTGGATCCTGCCGTACTCGGCCGTCCTCTCGCCGGTCCTGCTGCTCGGCGCGGACGTCGTCGGACGCGTCGTGGCCCGGCCCGCCGAACTCCAGGTCGGCATCGTGACCGCGGTCATCGGCGCGCCGGTCTTCATCTTCCTCGTACGTCGGCGCAAGGTGGCCCAGCTGTGA
- a CDS encoding FecCD family ABC transporter permease: MKAIRTRGGLSVRLDVRTAVVIALLVVAALVSGVVLIGTGDFYIPAADVVRTLFGNGDAGQEFIINDLRLPRVLVGLLVGAALGLGGALFQSIARNPLGSPDVLGLGQGSTAGALTMIVLFQGSAVQVAAGALVGGLVTGLAIYLLAWKRGVHGYRLVLVGIGVSAFITAINGYLLTKADFVDAARSVVWMTGSLNGRDWDQVWPLLVLCAVLVPLVLVYGRPLRMLEMGEDVANSLGVRVERTRFVLLGASVLLTAAATAAAGPVSFVALTAPQLARRLTRAPGPNLMPAMFMGATLLIVADWASQRAFGADQLPVGVVTGVLGGVYLLWLLVSQRKAGRI, translated from the coding sequence GTGAAGGCGATACGCACCCGGGGCGGCCTCTCCGTCCGCCTCGACGTCCGCACGGCCGTGGTCATCGCGCTCCTCGTGGTCGCCGCGCTCGTGTCCGGCGTCGTCCTGATCGGCACGGGCGACTTCTACATCCCGGCCGCGGACGTCGTCCGCACCCTGTTCGGCAACGGCGACGCGGGGCAGGAGTTCATCATCAACGACCTGCGGCTGCCGCGGGTCCTCGTCGGCCTCCTGGTGGGCGCGGCCCTCGGGCTCGGCGGTGCGCTGTTCCAGTCCATCGCCCGCAATCCGCTGGGCAGCCCGGACGTGCTCGGCCTCGGGCAGGGCTCGACCGCCGGGGCGCTCACCATGATCGTCCTGTTCCAGGGCAGTGCGGTGCAGGTCGCGGCCGGCGCCCTCGTCGGCGGTCTCGTCACCGGCCTCGCGATCTATCTGCTCGCCTGGAAGCGCGGCGTGCACGGGTACCGCCTCGTCCTCGTGGGCATCGGCGTCTCCGCGTTCATCACCGCCATCAACGGCTACCTGCTCACCAAGGCGGACTTCGTCGACGCCGCCCGTTCCGTGGTCTGGATGACCGGCTCCCTCAACGGCCGCGACTGGGACCAGGTCTGGCCGCTGCTCGTCCTCTGCGCCGTCCTCGTACCGCTCGTGCTCGTGTACGGGCGTCCGCTACGGATGCTGGAGATGGGCGAGGACGTCGCGAACTCGCTGGGCGTACGCGTCGAACGCACCCGGTTCGTGCTCCTCGGCGCCTCCGTGCTGCTCACCGCGGCCGCCACCGCCGCGGCGGGCCCCGTCAGCTTCGTCGCGCTCACCGCACCCCAGCTGGCGCGCCGCCTCACGCGCGCGCCGGGCCCCAACCTGATGCCCGCCATGTTCATGGGCGCCACGCTCCTGATCGTCGCGGACTGGGCCTCGCAGCGGGCCTTCGGCGCCGACCAGCTGCCCGTCGGCGTCGTCACCGGCGTGCTCGGCGGCGTCTACCTGCTGTGGCTGCTCGTCAGCCAGCGCAAGGCGGGACGGATATGA
- a CDS encoding ABC transporter ATP-binding protein has translation MNRLIADDVTLGYDQRVIAEKLSVEIPDNSFTVIVGPNACGKSTLLRALSRMLKPSTGRVLLDGNVIQSMPAKKVARTLGLLPQSSVAPDGITVGDLVARGRYPHQGLLRQWSEDDERIVNESMASTGVGELAERYVDELSGGQRQRVWIAMALAQQTPLLLLDEPTTFLDIQHQLDVLDLCAELHEEQGRTLVAVLHDLNHAARYATHLIALRDGAVLAEGAPSEIVTAELVKEAFGIDCQIIDDPETGTPLVVPAARAGRRTAVAAGTSSAKAAT, from the coding sequence GTGAACCGGCTCATCGCCGACGACGTCACCCTCGGCTATGACCAGCGCGTCATCGCGGAGAAGCTGTCCGTCGAGATACCCGACAACTCCTTCACCGTGATCGTGGGCCCCAACGCCTGCGGCAAGTCCACGCTGCTGCGCGCCCTGTCCCGCATGCTCAAGCCGTCCACGGGACGCGTCCTGCTCGACGGGAACGTCATCCAGTCGATGCCCGCCAAGAAGGTCGCGAGGACGCTCGGGCTGCTCCCGCAGTCATCCGTCGCGCCCGACGGCATCACCGTCGGCGACCTCGTCGCCCGCGGCCGCTACCCCCACCAGGGGCTGCTGCGGCAGTGGTCCGAGGACGACGAGCGCATCGTCAACGAATCCATGGCCTCGACGGGCGTGGGCGAGCTCGCCGAGCGGTACGTCGACGAGCTCTCCGGCGGCCAGCGCCAGCGCGTGTGGATCGCCATGGCGCTCGCCCAGCAGACGCCGCTGCTGCTCCTCGACGAGCCCACGACGTTCCTCGACATCCAGCACCAGCTCGACGTCCTCGACCTCTGCGCCGAGCTCCACGAGGAGCAGGGCCGCACGCTCGTCGCCGTCCTGCACGACCTCAACCACGCCGCCCGCTACGCCACGCACCTCATCGCGCTGCGCGACGGCGCGGTCCTCGCCGAGGGCGCGCCGTCCGAGATCGTCACGGCGGAGCTGGTGAAGGAGGCGTTCGGGATCGACTGCCAGATCATCGACGATCCAGAGACGGGGACGCCGCTGGTGGTGCCGGCGGCGCGGGCAGGCCGGCGGACAGCCGTTGCGGCGGGGACGTCGTCGGCTAAAGCAGCGACCTGA
- a CDS encoding alkyl sulfatase C-terminal domain-containing protein, which translates to MATMAECRTALDKLSDTLASADGDVRSAAALNRSLSCRITDLDVTFTGRLENGRITVLDSHPGPPREKAEIRLAMTGDDLLAMVDGELNFAKAWASGRVKLEAGFRDLLRLRSLL; encoded by the coding sequence ATGGCGACCATGGCGGAGTGCCGTACAGCACTCGACAAACTCTCGGACACCCTCGCGTCGGCCGACGGCGACGTGCGCAGTGCCGCTGCTCTGAACCGCTCGCTGAGCTGCCGGATCACCGATCTCGACGTCACATTCACCGGGCGTCTCGAGAACGGCCGGATCACGGTGCTGGACAGCCACCCGGGGCCGCCGCGCGAGAAGGCGGAGATCCGTCTCGCGATGACCGGCGACGACCTGCTCGCGATGGTGGACGGCGAGCTCAACTTCGCGAAGGCGTGGGCGTCGGGCCGGGTGAAGCTGGAGGCGGGCTTCCGGGACCTGCTGCGCCTCAGGTCGCTGCTTTAG
- a CDS encoding TlyA family RNA methyltransferase, which translates to MAGVARRRLDAELVRRKLARSREHASQLIAAGRVAVGKTVATKAATQVETAAAIVVTQDDSDPDYVSRGGHKLAGALAAFGPRGLTVEGRRALDAGASTGGFTDVLLRAGVAHVVAVDVGYGQLAWSLQSDDRVTVKDRTNVRELTLEAVDGIPVDVVVGDLSFIPLGLVLPALVRCAAPDADLVLMVKPQFEVGKERLGSGGVVRSAELRADAVRGVARQAWGLGLGVRGVTASPLPGPSGNVEYFLWLRAGADELDPADVDRAVAEGPR; encoded by the coding sequence GTGGCAGGAGTGGCACGACGCCGCCTCGACGCCGAGCTCGTCCGCAGGAAGCTCGCGCGCTCGCGCGAGCACGCGAGCCAGCTGATCGCCGCAGGCCGGGTCGCGGTCGGCAAGACCGTCGCGACCAAGGCGGCGACGCAGGTCGAGACGGCCGCCGCGATCGTGGTGACCCAGGACGACAGCGACCCCGACTACGTCTCGCGCGGCGGGCACAAGCTCGCGGGCGCCCTCGCCGCCTTCGGGCCGCGCGGTCTGACCGTCGAGGGGCGCCGCGCGCTGGACGCGGGCGCGTCCACCGGCGGCTTCACCGACGTGCTGCTGCGCGCGGGCGTCGCGCACGTCGTCGCCGTCGACGTCGGTTACGGGCAGCTCGCCTGGTCGCTGCAGAGCGACGACCGGGTCACCGTGAAGGACCGTACGAACGTACGCGAGTTGACGCTCGAAGCGGTCGACGGGATTCCTGTCGACGTGGTCGTCGGGGACCTCTCCTTCATCCCGCTCGGCCTGGTGCTGCCCGCCCTGGTGCGGTGCGCGGCGCCCGACGCGGACCTCGTCCTCATGGTCAAGCCGCAGTTCGAGGTCGGCAAGGAACGGCTCGGCAGCGGCGGTGTCGTGCGCAGCGCCGAACTGCGGGCGGACGCCGTGCGGGGCGTGGCACGGCAGGCGTGGGGGCTCGGCCTCGGGGTGCGCGGGGTGACCGCGAGCCCGCTGCCCGGGCCCTCCGGCAACGTCGAGTACTTTCTGTGGCTGCGCGCCGGTGCCGATGAGCTGGACCCGGCGGATGTTGACCGTGCCGTGGCGGAGGGGCCCCGTTGA
- a CDS encoding NAD kinase, translating to MTETRVTQTRARTVFLLAHTGRPAAIRSAELVVQGLLRSGLGVRVLEAEAVDLPLPAEVETVEEATAECIDDCELIVVLGGDGTLLRGAEFARASGVPMLGVNLGRVGFLAEAERDDLDKVVDRVVTRAYEVEERMTIDVVVHRNGDVVHRDWALNEAAVQKVSPERMLEVVLEIDGRPVTGFGCDGIVCATPTGSTAYAFSAGGPVVWPEVEALLMVPISAHALFAKPLVTSPDSVLAVEVQPHTPHGVLWCDGRRTLELPSGARVEVRRGEVPVRLARLHHASFTDRLVAKFALPVSGWRGAPQ from the coding sequence TTGACCGAGACCCGAGTGACCCAGACCCGAGCTCGTACCGTCTTCCTGCTCGCGCACACCGGGCGGCCCGCGGCCATCCGCAGTGCCGAGCTCGTCGTCCAGGGGCTGCTGCGCAGCGGTCTCGGTGTACGGGTCCTGGAGGCGGAGGCGGTGGACCTGCCGCTGCCCGCCGAGGTCGAGACCGTCGAGGAGGCCACGGCCGAGTGCATCGACGACTGCGAGCTCATCGTCGTCCTCGGCGGTGACGGGACGCTGCTGCGGGGCGCCGAGTTCGCGCGGGCGTCCGGGGTGCCGATGCTCGGGGTGAACCTCGGGCGGGTCGGCTTCCTCGCGGAGGCCGAGCGGGACGACCTCGACAAGGTCGTCGACCGGGTGGTCACCCGGGCGTACGAGGTCGAGGAGCGGATGACGATCGACGTCGTCGTGCACCGCAACGGTGACGTCGTGCACCGCGACTGGGCGCTGAACGAGGCGGCGGTGCAGAAGGTGTCGCCCGAGCGGATGCTCGAAGTCGTCCTGGAGATCGACGGGCGGCCCGTCACGGGGTTCGGCTGCGACGGCATCGTCTGCGCGACGCCCACGGGCTCCACGGCGTACGCGTTCTCGGCGGGCGGGCCCGTGGTGTGGCCGGAGGTGGAGGCGCTGCTCATGGTGCCGATCAGTGCGCACGCGCTCTTCGCGAAGCCGCTGGTGACGTCGCCGGACTCGGTGCTGGCCGTCGAGGTCCAGCCGCATACTCCGCACGGGGTGCTGTGGTGCGACGGGCGGCGGACGCTCGAGCTGCCCTCGGGGGCGCGGGTCGAGGTGCGGCGGGGTGAGGTGCCGGTGCGGTTGGCTCGGCTGCACCATGCGTCGTTCACGGACCGCCTTGTCGCCAAGTTCGCGTTGCCGGTTTCCGGGTGGCGGGGGGCTCCGCAGTAA
- a CDS encoding ABC transporter permease — translation MATGLARAALRAHLPAFVGTAVAALFAATVVSASTMMLGTTSTDRAGLSPAARRQIEENGVGDIAVVLLIGSVYMSIFVVVSTMGTAVAQQHRELAMVRSIGARPRQIRRAVAAQALAASIPAALLGFVLGGFGARWWHAGMVGHGLLPAEADFRFSWLALPVCVGVSVVTTTLAALLSALRFSLLRPAHALSEAATGRRGLGLLRAPLGILAVAGACAVAVLLSSQPAQEAGEGAFLVLILFCAGAGLLGPRIIGPAAWLVSAVIGRFGPSARLAMLNVRSQPRRFSAAVVPLLLVVGFGLTKIGMHTTAQHYTGSAGERGEVWLDYVGTGLYAGFAAIAAANTLAMISFERRRDVALLRVVGSRRAQVGAMAAWEAAVVAGTALVLGTAIALGTLAPILSTAFGSALPHLPWPVPAAVATGTLLLTLLATGIPVRAAMRRRAVSVLSTT, via the coding sequence ATGGCAACTGGACTGGCCCGAGCGGCCCTGCGCGCGCACCTACCGGCTTTTGTGGGAACGGCGGTGGCCGCGCTCTTCGCGGCGACCGTGGTGAGTGCGTCGACGATGATGCTCGGCACGACGAGCACGGACCGCGCGGGACTGTCCCCGGCGGCCCGCCGACAGATCGAGGAGAACGGCGTCGGCGACATCGCGGTCGTCCTGCTGATCGGTTCCGTCTACATGTCGATATTCGTGGTCGTGTCGACCATGGGCACGGCCGTCGCGCAGCAGCACCGCGAACTCGCGATGGTGCGCTCCATCGGTGCCAGGCCACGCCAGATCCGCCGCGCGGTGGCCGCACAGGCCTTGGCGGCGTCGATCCCCGCCGCACTCCTCGGCTTCGTGCTCGGCGGCTTCGGCGCCCGCTGGTGGCACGCCGGGATGGTCGGCCACGGGCTGCTGCCCGCCGAGGCCGACTTCCGTTTCAGCTGGCTCGCCCTGCCGGTATGCGTCGGGGTGTCCGTGGTGACGACGACACTCGCCGCGCTCCTCTCCGCGCTCCGGTTCTCCCTGCTCCGCCCGGCCCACGCCCTGAGCGAGGCGGCGACGGGTCGCAGAGGCCTGGGCCTGCTCCGGGCCCCGCTCGGCATCCTGGCGGTGGCAGGAGCCTGCGCCGTCGCGGTACTCCTCTCCTCCCAGCCCGCACAGGAGGCGGGCGAAGGCGCGTTCCTGGTCCTCATCCTCTTCTGCGCGGGAGCGGGGCTGCTCGGTCCGCGCATCATCGGCCCCGCGGCCTGGCTGGTCTCGGCGGTGATCGGCCGCTTCGGCCCGAGCGCGCGCCTGGCGATGCTCAACGTCCGTTCGCAGCCCCGCCGCTTCTCCGCCGCGGTGGTCCCGCTCCTCCTGGTCGTAGGCTTCGGCCTCACGAAGATCGGCATGCACACGACGGCCCAGCACTACACGGGTTCGGCGGGCGAGCGGGGCGAGGTCTGGCTCGACTACGTGGGCACGGGCCTGTACGCGGGCTTCGCCGCCATCGCCGCGGCGAACACCCTCGCCATGATCTCCTTCGAACGCCGCCGCGACGTGGCGCTGCTGCGGGTCGTGGGCAGCCGACGCGCACAGGTCGGCGCGATGGCGGCATGGGAGGCGGCGGTCGTGGCGGGAACGGCCCTGGTCCTGGGCACGGCGATCGCCCTCGGCACGCTGGCCCCGATCCTCAGCACGGCGTTCGGCTCAGCACTCCCGCACCTGCCGTGGCCGGTACCGGCAGCAGTGGCAACGGGCACCCTGCTCCTCACCCTCCTGGCAACGGGCATCCCCGTCCGCGCGGCGATGCGGAGGCGAGCAGTCTCCGTACTGAGCACCACGTAA
- the recN gene encoding DNA repair protein RecN, whose product MRIRSLGVIDDAVVELSPGFTAVTGETGAGKTMVVTSLGLLLGGRADPALVRIGAKSAVVEGRIAVPAGTSAVVRAEEAGAELDDGALLISRTVSAEGRSRAHLGGRSVPVGLLSELADDLVAVHGQTDQQGLLRPARQRAALDRYAGDAVTVPLTKYTAAYRRLRAVTTEVEEITTRARERAQEADLLRFGLEEIGGVEPRAGEDTELAAEAERLGHAEALASAATSAHAALAGNPEDPEVVDASTLVAGASRALDAVRSHDPALSALADRLGEIGILLGDVAGELAGYADDLDADPLRLAAVEERRAALTQLTRKYGEDIDAVLAWAEEGAARLTELEGDDDRLGELTAERDALRAELAGLAQALTDARQEAATRFAAAVTEELASLAMPHARVSIAISSTEVPEGADGVELGGRFVAYGPAGVDEVELLLAPHPGAPPRPIAKGASGGELSRVMLAVEVVFAGTDPVPTYLFDEVDAGVGGKAAVEIGRRLARLAKSAQVVVVTHLPQVAAFADRQLLVEKTNDGMVTRSGVQVLEGEDRVRELSRMLAGQEDSETARAHAEELLATARGDG is encoded by the coding sequence ATGCGGATACGGTCGCTCGGAGTCATCGACGACGCGGTCGTCGAGCTTTCACCGGGCTTCACCGCCGTGACGGGTGAGACCGGTGCGGGCAAGACGATGGTGGTCACCAGCCTTGGCCTGCTGCTCGGCGGGCGCGCCGACCCCGCCCTGGTGCGGATCGGCGCGAAGTCGGCGGTGGTGGAGGGGCGCATCGCCGTGCCCGCCGGCACCTCGGCCGTCGTGCGCGCGGAGGAGGCCGGGGCCGAACTCGACGACGGCGCGCTGCTCATCAGCCGTACGGTCTCGGCGGAAGGCCGCTCACGGGCGCACCTCGGCGGGCGCTCCGTGCCCGTCGGCCTGCTGTCCGAGCTCGCGGACGACCTCGTCGCCGTGCACGGCCAGACCGACCAGCAGGGCCTGCTGAGACCGGCCCGTCAGCGCGCCGCCCTCGACCGCTACGCGGGCGACGCCGTCACCGTGCCGCTCACCAAGTACACGGCCGCGTACCGCAGGCTGCGGGCCGTCACCACCGAGGTCGAGGAGATCACCACCCGCGCGCGGGAGCGTGCCCAGGAAGCGGATCTGCTGCGCTTCGGCCTGGAGGAGATCGGGGGCGTCGAACCGCGTGCGGGGGAGGACACCGAACTCGCCGCCGAGGCCGAGCGGCTCGGTCACGCGGAGGCGCTCGCCTCCGCCGCCACCTCCGCGCACGCCGCGCTCGCGGGCAACCCCGAGGACCCGGAGGTCGTGGACGCCTCGACGCTGGTCGCGGGTGCGTCCCGGGCCCTCGATGCCGTACGTTCCCACGACCCCGCCCTGTCCGCCCTCGCCGACCGCCTCGGCGAGATCGGGATCCTCCTCGGCGACGTGGCGGGCGAGCTCGCCGGGTACGCCGACGACCTGGACGCCGACCCGCTGCGGCTCGCCGCGGTCGAGGAGCGCAGGGCCGCGCTGACGCAGCTCACGCGGAAGTACGGCGAGGACATCGACGCCGTCCTCGCGTGGGCGGAGGAGGGCGCGGCGCGCCTCACCGAGCTGGAGGGCGACGACGACCGGCTCGGGGAGCTGACCGCAGAGCGGGACGCGCTGCGCGCCGAACTCGCCGGGCTCGCCCAGGCGCTGACCGATGCCCGTCAGGAGGCGGCCACGCGGTTCGCCGCGGCCGTCACCGAGGAGCTCGCCTCGCTGGCGATGCCCCACGCGCGCGTGTCGATCGCCATCAGCAGCACGGAGGTCCCGGAGGGCGCCGACGGCGTGGAGCTCGGCGGCCGCTTCGTCGCCTACGGCCCCGCGGGCGTCGACGAGGTGGAGCTGCTGCTCGCCCCGCACCCGGGCGCCCCGCCCCGGCCCATCGCCAAGGGCGCGTCGGGCGGTGAGCTGTCGCGCGTGATGCTCGCCGTCGAGGTGGTCTTCGCGGGCACGGACCCCGTACCGACGTACCTCTTCGACGAGGTCGACGCGGGCGTCGGCGGCAAGGCGGCGGTCGAGATCGGCCGACGCCTGGCACGCCTCGCCAAGTCGGCGCAGGTCGTGGTCGTCACCCACCTCCCGCAGGTCGCGGCGTTCGCCGACCGCCAGCTGCTCGTGGAGAAGACCAACGACGGCATGGTGACGCGCTCCGGAGTGCAGGTCCTGGAGGGCGAGGACCGGGTGCGCGAACTGTCGCGCATGCTGGCGGGGCAGGAGGACTCGGAGACGGCACGCGCCCACGCGGAGGAGTTGCTGGCGACTGCCCGCGGCGATGGGTGA
- a CDS encoding glycosyltransferase family 4 protein: MSHVSSHSPHGQTPLHTVQVLGGGSAGSSAHVRSLAAGLSARGLRVTVCAPDEAARTYDFTGAGARHIPVPRSGDPASVAALRAACADADLVHAHGLHAALRAALALTGRRVPLVVTWHTRAQAEGARARLLRLLERRVARAAAVVLGTSSDLVDRARSRGARDARLAAVALPPPRRPEPAEEPDGLLHKARAEVGAVDRPLILAVGALERNGGYDLLLDATRAWRHLDPLPLLVVAGEGPERAALQRRIEEELLPVRLVGRRDDVPELLAAADLAVLPSRWESRSVLAQEALHARVPLVATAVGGIPELVGDAAELVAYGDTEALACAVVRLLADPVRRAELRDRGAAQVATWPTEDETVTQVLSIYDELTQPLPYT, from the coding sequence GTGAGCCACGTGAGCAGCCACTCGCCGCACGGACAGACGCCGCTGCACACCGTTCAGGTCCTCGGAGGTGGCAGCGCGGGCAGCAGCGCGCACGTCAGATCACTGGCCGCGGGCCTCAGCGCCCGGGGGCTCCGGGTCACCGTCTGCGCCCCCGACGAGGCCGCCCGCACCTACGACTTCACCGGCGCGGGCGCCCGCCACATCCCCGTGCCCCGCAGCGGCGACCCCGCCTCCGTCGCCGCCCTCCGCGCCGCCTGCGCCGACGCCGACCTCGTGCACGCGCACGGACTGCACGCCGCCCTCCGTGCCGCCCTCGCGCTCACCGGGCGCCGTGTCCCCCTCGTCGTCACCTGGCACACCCGGGCGCAGGCGGAAGGCGCCCGCGCCCGCCTGCTGCGCCTCTTGGAGCGGCGCGTCGCAAGGGCCGCGGCCGTCGTCCTCGGCACCTCGTCCGACCTGGTCGACCGGGCCCGCAGCAGAGGCGCCCGCGACGCCCGCCTCGCCGCCGTCGCCCTGCCCCCGCCGCGCCGCCCGGAGCCCGCGGAGGAACCCGACGGCCTCCTCCACAAGGCGCGCGCCGAAGTCGGCGCTGTGGACCGGCCGTTGATCCTCGCCGTGGGCGCCCTGGAACGGAACGGCGGCTACGACCTCCTGCTGGACGCCACGCGCGCGTGGCGCCACCTGGACCCGCTGCCGCTGCTCGTCGTCGCGGGGGAGGGGCCCGAACGGGCCGCCCTGCAGCGCCGCATCGAGGAGGAACTGCTGCCGGTCCGGCTCGTCGGGCGGCGCGACGACGTCCCCGAACTCCTCGCCGCGGCCGACCTCGCCGTGCTGCCCAGCAGGTGGGAGTCCCGCTCCGTGCTCGCGCAGGAAGCGCTCCACGCGCGCGTGCCGCTCGTGGCGACCGCGGTGGGAGGCATCCCCGAACTCGTCGGCGACGCGGCCGAACTCGTCGCGTACGGCGACACGGAGGCCCTCGCCTGTGCCGTCGTACGCCTCCTCGCCGACCCCGTCCGCCGGGCGGAACTCAGGGACAGGGGAGCGGCCCAGGTCGCCACGTGGCCGACCGAGGACGAAACGGTCACGCAAGTCCTGAGCATCTACGACGAGTTGACCCAGCCGCTCCCTTACACCTGA